The following are from one region of the Nitrospirota bacterium genome:
- the mdh gene encoding malate dehydrogenase — protein MRKLVTVIGAGNVGATLAQLIVQSGLSDVVLYDIVEGMPQGKALDMMEASPLWDVSVNIRGVNDLKDIAGSHIVVITAGAARKPGMSRDDLLNINAGVVRTVSKGIAEYCPGSIVVVVTNPMDVMAQLCRATTGFPAERVMGMGGVLDSARFRTFVAEELGVSPQDVEALVLGGHGDQMVPMPRYTTVRGVPITDLLPAVKIESLSERTRNGGAEIVALLKTGSAYYAPAASAFQMVRAILLDEKRVVPAAVRLNGEYGIDGLYAGVPVVLGSKGVERIIELQLEADEKAFFERSVQAVKGLIEKIGLMIDD, from the coding sequence ATGAGAAAATTGGTTACAGTTATAGGGGCTGGAAATGTGGGAGCTACGCTTGCACAGCTTATTGTGCAGTCGGGCCTGTCTGATGTTGTTCTGTATGATATTGTTGAGGGGATGCCTCAGGGCAAGGCCCTGGACATGATGGAGGCATCTCCGTTGTGGGATGTCAGCGTTAATATAAGGGGAGTAAACGATTTAAAGGATATTGCCGGCTCTCATATAGTCGTAATTACTGCAGGGGCGGCAAGAAAGCCCGGCATGTCAAGGGATGACCTTTTGAATATAAATGCCGGTGTTGTCAGGACTGTCAGTAAGGGGATTGCAGAATATTGTCCTGGGAGCATTGTCGTTGTTGTGACAAACCCTATGGATGTAATGGCCCAGTTATGCCGGGCAACGACCGGTTTCCCTGCTGAGAGGGTTATGGGAATGGGTGGTGTCCTTGATTCGGCAAGGTTCAGGACTTTTGTTGCAGAAGAATTGGGTGTTTCGCCTCAGGATGTTGAGGCACTTGTATTGGGTGGTCACGGGGACCAGATGGTTCCCATGCCGAGGTATACTACGGTAAGGGGGGTGCCGATAACAGACCTGCTCCCTGCCGTGAAGATCGAATCATTGAGTGAGAGAACAAGAAACGGTGGTGCAGAGATAGTTGCGCTCCTTAAAACCGGGAGTGCGTATTATGCACCGGCAGCCTCTGCCTTCCAGATGGTCAGGGCTATACTGCTTGACGAGAAGAGGGTGGTGCCGGCAGCAGTCCGTCTAAACGGTGAATACGGAATTGACGGCCTGTATGCAGGTGTGCCTGTTGTTCTTGGCTCTAAGGGTGTAGAGAGGATTATAGAGCTTCAGCTTGAAGCGGATGAGAAGGCTTTTTTTGAAAGATCGGTTCAGGCTGTAAAGGGACTTATTGAGAAGATAGGATTGATGATTGACGATTGA
- the ndk gene encoding nucleoside-diphosphate kinase — translation MERTLSIVKPDGVKNNFIGDVVGRFEKNGLRVAALKMIRMSRDEAKGFYIVHKERPFYESLTDFMSEGPIVVMVLEGEDAISKVRGIMGATNPKEADQGTIRADLASDIERNIVHGSDSPESAKYEIGYFFSFLEIVNTGK, via the coding sequence ATGGAGAGGACGCTTTCAATTGTTAAGCCTGATGGGGTCAAGAATAATTTCATTGGAGATGTGGTTGGCAGATTTGAGAAAAACGGATTAAGGGTTGCAGCTCTCAAGATGATAAGGATGAGCAGGGATGAGGCAAAGGGTTTTTATATAGTCCATAAGGAGAGACCGTTTTATGAGAGCCTTACTGATTTCATGTCTGAAGGGCCCATTGTTGTGATGGTACTGGAGGGTGAGGATGCCATATCAAAGGTGAGGGGCATCATGGGAGCTACAAACCCAAAAGAGGCTGACCAGGGGACGATAAGGGCAGATTTGGCATCTGATATAGAGAGGAATATAGTCCATGGCTCTGACTCCCCGGAGTCCGCAAAGTATGAGATTGGCTATTTTTTCTCTTTCCTTGAGATTGTTAATACCGGGAAATAA